The genomic DNA TTGCCGGGCGACTTGGCGATTTCTTTGAGCGTCTCGGGGTCGTCGTAGTTGTTGACCGCCGCGACAACCGCCTCGCCCATCGCTTGTGGGTTCTCCGCGCCGAAAATACCGGAGCCGACGAAGATGCCGTCACAGCCGAGCTGCATCATCAACGCGGCGTCGGCGGGCGTCGCGATGCCGCCGGCGGCGAAGTTGACGACCGGAAGCCGGCCCATCTCGGCGGTCTCGTGGACGAGTTCGCGGGGGGCGCCGTGTTCTCTGGCCCATTCGTCGCGTTCTTCGTAGTCCATCCCCGAGAGCTTCCGGATGGAGCGCTGAATGTTCCGCTGGTGGGTGACCGCCTGATTCACATCGCCGGTACCGGCCTCGCCCTTCGTGCGAATCATCGCCGCGCCCTCGTCGATGCGTCGGAGGGCCTCACCGAGGTTCCGCGCACCGCAGACGAACGGCGCGGTGAACTCCCGTTTGTCGATGTGGTAGCGGTCGTCGGCCTGCGTCAGGACTTCCGACTCGTCGATCATGTCTGCGCCGGTCGCCTCGAGAATCTGTGCCTCGGCGGTGTGGCCGATTCGGGCCTTCCCCATCACTGGAATCGAGACCTCGTCGATGACGTCTTCGAGCCCGCCCGGGTCAGCCATACGCGCGACGCCGCCGCGCTTGCGGATGTCTGCGGGAACGGATTCGAGATGCATCACCGCAACCGCACCCGCGTCCTCTGCGATGCGGGCCTGCTCGCGGGTGACAACGTCCATGATGACGCCACCCTTCTGCATCTTCGCGAAGCCGCGCTTGACAAGGTCCGTCCCGCGACGGAGCTCTTCGAGGTCCGTATTGCTCATGACGGATTTTAGGGGCTGGACGTATTTAATGCGTGTCGTTCCCCCCGACGCTGTTCCGGAAAGAGGACGGGGAGGTTTTTGTCGATGGAAACGGAGCCTCGGGCATGAACCTCCGCCGGTACCTGGAATCGGACGTACCCCGCGACGACCTGCCGTGGTACCTCGCGCCGCTGCCGGCGGCACTCGAGAATCTCGCGCTCAATCTCGCGTGGCTTGTCGTCGCCGTCAACCTCGCCGGCACCGCGTTCGGCTTCTATTATTATAGCCCGCAGCTCGCACAGACGCCCGTCGAAATGTGGGTGTTCGTCCCCGACAGCCCGATGGCGACGCTGTTCATGGCGCTGGCGCTGGCGTCGTGGAAGCTCGGCCGTCC from Natronomonas pharaonis DSM 2160 includes the following:
- the pdxS gene encoding pyridoxal 5'-phosphate synthase lyase subunit PdxS, producing MSNTDLEELRRGTDLVKRGFAKMQKGGVIMDVVTREQARIAEDAGAVAVMHLESVPADIRKRGGVARMADPGGLEDVIDEVSIPVMGKARIGHTAEAQILEATGADMIDESEVLTQADDRYHIDKREFTAPFVCGARNLGEALRRIDEGAAMIRTKGEAGTGDVNQAVTHQRNIQRSIRKLSGMDYEERDEWAREHGAPRELVHETAEMGRLPVVNFAAGGIATPADAALMMQLGCDGIFVGSGIFGAENPQAMGEAVVAAVNNYDDPETLKEIAKSPGKGMKGQANETLPEEEKLQDRGI